The Shewanella zhangzhouensis genome has a window encoding:
- a CDS encoding YbgA family protein: MHKFTPDRIQIGISACLLGEQVRFDGGHKNSAYCQQELKPHFDFVPVCPEMAIGMGAPRKSIRQVRIEGEIRVRSADGSIDVTEQLQSYCNEKADGLGFLSGYLFCAKSPTCGMERVPVYKADGSGGFKEGVGVFAAALMKRFPHLPVEEEGRLHDLVIRENFFTRVYAYHDWHCMRLKGLTRKALTDFHARYKYLLLSHSPAIYRTLGPLLAGDGELEAVADAYFDGFMTALKHKASRRNHTSALQHIQGYFKKFLSGSQKAELSDAILAYRQGVQPLLVPITLIRHYLREHPNDYIAAQVYLNPHPDSLRLRYAY; the protein is encoded by the coding sequence ATGCACAAATTCACCCCTGACCGGATTCAAATAGGGATCAGCGCTTGCTTGCTGGGAGAACAAGTGCGCTTTGATGGCGGACACAAGAACTCTGCCTACTGCCAGCAGGAGTTGAAGCCTCATTTCGATTTTGTCCCTGTGTGCCCCGAAATGGCGATTGGCATGGGTGCGCCACGCAAAAGTATCCGTCAGGTTCGCATTGAGGGTGAAATCAGGGTGCGTAGTGCCGATGGCAGCATTGATGTGACAGAGCAGCTGCAGTCTTACTGCAATGAAAAAGCCGATGGACTCGGGTTTCTCAGCGGCTATCTCTTTTGCGCCAAGTCTCCCACCTGCGGGATGGAGCGGGTGCCTGTTTATAAGGCTGACGGCAGCGGTGGCTTCAAAGAAGGTGTGGGCGTGTTTGCGGCGGCCTTGATGAAGCGTTTCCCCCATCTGCCGGTGGAAGAGGAAGGTCGGCTCCATGACCTTGTCATACGGGAAAACTTTTTTACCCGGGTGTATGCCTATCACGATTGGCACTGCATGCGTTTAAAGGGGCTGACTCGCAAGGCGCTGACCGACTTCCACGCCCGTTACAAGTATCTGTTGTTATCCCACAGCCCGGCGATTTACCGCACCCTTGGCCCCTTGCTGGCGGGTGATGGGGAGCTTGAGGCTGTGGCTGACGCATACTTCGATGGCTTTATGACGGCGCTGAAGCACAAGGCGAGCCGCCGTAACCACACCAGTGCGCTGCAGCACATTCAGGGCTATTTCAAAAAATTCCTCTCCGGCAGCCAGAAGGCCGAGCTCAGCGATGCCATTCTTGCCTATCGTCAGGGAGTACAACCGCTGTTGGTGCCCATTACCCTGATCCGCCATTACCTGCGGGAACACCCAAACGACTACATCGCCGCTCAGGTGTATCTGAATCCACATCCGGATTCGCTGCGTTTGCGATATGCTTACTGA
- a CDS encoding flotillin family protein, with amino-acid sequence MDNSQIFTDSGTFMLMIAGVAVLGLLVIGLIFAKLYRRATKETAFVRTGFGGEKVVKDGGAIVLPVLHETIHVNMNTLRIEVEKTQKDALITKDRMRVDVKADFYLRVAPHAEGISMAAQTLGTRTTRVEELKKLMESKFVDVLRAVAAEMTMTEMHEQRADFVQRVQNNVANDLEKNGLELESVSLTGFDQTELDFFNENNAFDAEGRARLAKIIEEKRKETNDIQQENRIKIEMRNLEAEKESLEIKKAEEEAKLVQQQALEFKRAEQKAEIIKQREQKSREEREAEIAKERAVEAAEIEKTREIETREIEKRKTIEQARIQQQRDIEVSEQEKQIAVAAKSEEESAARARAAEAEKLKVEKEEAVITVRQVAEANRRKEIEVIDARKEAEREAVGVTVQAEAEKRAAEDRSSAILTEARANADAKKLKAEADEKVYAVEAAGKQALYEAENVLRDEQIELQKSLAILRALPEIVANAVKPLENIEGIKILQGYGANGATLANGEGAANGGIAEQVTQAALNYRANAPVVDAMLRELGLVDKAHGGLNDLLNGNNALTTQAMQVVEQANVKLNGYSLGEPKAD; translated from the coding sequence ATGGACAACTCACAAATTTTTACCGACAGCGGCACCTTTATGCTGATGATAGCAGGTGTGGCGGTATTGGGACTTTTGGTAATCGGGCTTATCTTCGCCAAGCTCTATCGCCGTGCCACCAAAGAAACCGCCTTCGTGCGAACCGGTTTTGGCGGTGAGAAGGTGGTTAAGGATGGCGGCGCCATCGTACTGCCGGTGCTGCACGAAACTATCCATGTGAATATGAATACTCTGCGCATTGAAGTGGAAAAGACCCAGAAAGATGCGCTTATCACCAAAGATCGCATGCGGGTGGACGTGAAAGCCGACTTCTACCTGCGGGTTGCCCCCCACGCCGAGGGCATTTCCATGGCGGCTCAGACTCTGGGTACCCGTACCACCCGGGTGGAAGAGCTGAAAAAGCTGATGGAATCCAAATTTGTTGACGTGCTGCGTGCCGTGGCCGCCGAGATGACCATGACAGAGATGCACGAACAGCGCGCCGATTTTGTGCAGCGGGTGCAAAACAACGTGGCCAATGACCTTGAGAAAAACGGTTTGGAGCTGGAGTCAGTTTCCCTGACCGGCTTTGACCAGACCGAGCTTGATTTCTTCAATGAAAATAACGCGTTCGACGCTGAAGGTCGTGCGCGTCTGGCCAAAATCATCGAAGAGAAGCGTAAAGAGACCAACGATATTCAGCAGGAAAACCGCATCAAGATTGAGATGCGTAACCTCGAAGCCGAAAAAGAGTCGCTGGAAATCAAAAAGGCCGAAGAAGAGGCCAAGCTGGTGCAGCAGCAGGCGCTGGAATTCAAGCGTGCCGAGCAGAAGGCGGAAATCATCAAGCAGCGGGAGCAGAAGTCCCGTGAAGAGCGTGAAGCGGAAATCGCCAAAGAGCGCGCGGTAGAAGCGGCCGAGATTGAAAAGACCCGGGAAATCGAAACCCGCGAAATCGAAAAGCGCAAAACCATCGAGCAGGCCCGTATTCAGCAGCAGCGTGACATCGAAGTGTCCGAGCAGGAAAAGCAAATTGCCGTTGCCGCCAAGTCGGAAGAAGAGTCCGCCGCCCGAGCCCGCGCCGCCGAGGCTGAAAAACTGAAAGTAGAGAAAGAAGAAGCGGTTATCACTGTGCGTCAGGTGGCCGAGGCCAACCGTCGCAAAGAGATTGAAGTGATTGACGCCCGTAAAGAAGCCGAGCGTGAGGCTGTGGGCGTGACGGTCCAGGCCGAAGCAGAGAAGCGTGCTGCAGAAGACCGCTCATCCGCCATCCTCACCGAAGCCCGTGCCAATGCCGATGCCAAGAAGCTCAAGGCAGAGGCCGATGAGAAGGTGTACGCGGTGGAAGCGGCCGGTAAGCAGGCGCTGTACGAGGCCGAAAACGTGCTCCGTGACGAACAGATCGAGCTGCAAAAGTCCCTCGCCATTCTGCGCGCCCTGCCGGAGATTGTGGCCAATGCGGTTAAACCGCTGGAAAACATTGAAGGCATTAAGATTTTGCAGGGGTATGGTGCAAACGGTGCCACACTGGCTAACGGCGAAGGCGCTGCCAATGGTGGTATTGCCGAGCAGGTGACCCAGGCGGCGCTCAACTACCGCGCCAATGCCCCGGTGGTGGATGCCATGCTACGTGAGCTGGGCTTGGTGGATAAGGCACACGGTGGTCTGAATGACCTCCTTAACGGCAACAATGCCCTGACCACCCAGGCGATGCAGGTGGTGGAGCAGGCCAATGTGAAACTGAACGGTTATAGCCTTGGGGAGCCGAAGGCCGACTGA
- a CDS encoding DUF2913 family protein, giving the protein MSTPNYNASLLAMATAALNALDSSHAGAAHATEAQQSHFLCSWMAQALKDKSFDKAIAGELTLWVRQGRSMGASAQLKRLLQTIRHQYSTLAEHTSGLGSALAAMLDEARQQEVIVYTDTPIKTKLKLDADGQSSIIVCADEYQQHIQNGELIKPISLFVRADEKYLANLAFSHGLMLTQGDKKSSLIKHHKRYGLFPKNQLPSLALLTFH; this is encoded by the coding sequence ATGTCGACGCCGAATTACAACGCTTCCCTGCTGGCCATGGCCACCGCCGCCCTGAACGCTCTGGATTCATCCCATGCCGGGGCCGCCCACGCCACCGAAGCGCAGCAAAGCCACTTCCTCTGTAGCTGGATGGCACAGGCGTTAAAAGACAAAAGCTTTGATAAAGCCATTGCCGGAGAGCTTACCCTCTGGGTACGGCAGGGGCGCAGTATGGGGGCATCGGCACAGCTCAAGCGATTACTGCAGACCATACGTCATCAGTATTCCACGCTGGCAGAACACACCAGCGGACTCGGCAGTGCCCTCGCTGCCATGCTGGACGAAGCCCGGCAGCAGGAGGTCATTGTCTACACAGATACGCCCATCAAAACCAAACTCAAGCTGGATGCCGATGGCCAATCGTCTATCATTGTGTGCGCCGACGAATATCAGCAGCACATTCAGAATGGCGAGCTCATCAAGCCCATCAGCCTGTTTGTTCGCGCTGACGAAAAGTATCTTGCCAACCTTGCATTCAGTCACGGGCTCATGCTGACACAAGGCGATAAAAAATCGTCACTTATCAAACATCACAAGCGCTATGGATTGTTTCCCAAAAACCAGCTGCCCTCTTTGGCGCTGCTGACATTTCATTAA
- a CDS encoding nuclear transport factor 2 family protein: protein MNAGVHCPVEHHPLGQGEMEHNPFNAAASAPIEKLMALYQQLGAHNLTLLDEVYANTVVFCDPMHRIEGLGPLKDYFANLYQNLSSIDFVFHRVMDDGKQAMLVWTMTFAHPKLAGGKPISVDGVSQIGYGDKVDYHRDYFDVGAMLYEHIPGLGALVRLVKHRAGK, encoded by the coding sequence ATGAATGCAGGTGTGCACTGTCCGGTGGAACATCATCCCCTTGGACAAGGTGAGATGGAACATAACCCGTTTAATGCTGCCGCGTCGGCGCCCATTGAAAAGTTGATGGCGCTGTATCAGCAGCTGGGTGCCCATAACCTCACGCTTCTCGATGAGGTATACGCGAACACTGTGGTGTTTTGTGACCCCATGCACCGCATTGAAGGGCTTGGGCCACTCAAGGACTACTTTGCCAATCTGTACCAAAACCTGAGCAGCATAGACTTTGTGTTTCATCGGGTGATGGATGATGGCAAGCAGGCCATGCTGGTGTGGACCATGACCTTTGCCCATCCCAAACTGGCCGGTGGAAAGCCCATCAGTGTGGATGGCGTGAGCCAGATTGGCTACGGCGACAAGGTGGACTACCACAGAGACTACTTCGATGTGGGTGCCATGCTGTATGAGCATATTCCCGGCCTTGGCGCTCTGGTGCGGCTGGTTAAACACAGGGCGGGCAAGTAA
- a CDS encoding SDR family NAD(P)-dependent oxidoreductase, which produces MTMLSGRVLITGASSGIGQALALEYLKSGWQVVACGRDRARLDALLDAHPRFACQLSTLMFNICDRLACLESASSLAGELDLIILNAGSCEYIDNPKAFDGKLFARVIETNLISVGYCLEAFLPALAAGGRLALMGSSAALLPLPRAEAYGASKAALAYLANTLRLHLAPADIGVSLIEPGFVRTPLTDKNDFPMPGRIEVEDAARRIVDALAREKDRIQFPRRLLWPMRLLALLPGAVWGLIARSNVSRQSA; this is translated from the coding sequence ATGACTATGCTGAGCGGACGGGTACTTATCACAGGCGCCAGCTCTGGCATAGGCCAGGCGCTGGCGCTGGAATACCTTAAATCCGGTTGGCAGGTGGTGGCCTGTGGCCGCGATAGAGCCCGCCTGGATGCCTTACTGGATGCCCATCCGCGCTTTGCCTGTCAACTCTCCACACTGATGTTCAACATCTGTGACCGACTGGCTTGCCTGGAGTCTGCATCGTCACTGGCGGGTGAGCTTGACCTTATCATTCTTAACGCCGGCAGCTGCGAGTACATAGATAATCCCAAGGCCTTCGATGGGAAGTTGTTCGCCCGGGTGATTGAAACCAATCTGATTTCTGTAGGTTACTGCCTCGAGGCCTTTTTGCCTGCATTGGCCGCCGGGGGCCGGTTGGCGCTGATGGGCTCGAGCGCCGCGCTCTTGCCGCTGCCCCGGGCCGAAGCCTATGGCGCCTCCAAGGCGGCATTGGCATATCTGGCAAACACCTTGCGATTGCATCTGGCACCCGCTGACATCGGCGTATCCCTGATAGAACCCGGTTTTGTGCGCACCCCACTGACTGACAAAAACGATTTCCCGATGCCGGGACGGATTGAAGTTGAGGATGCGGCGCGGCGTATTGTTGATGCACTGGCCAGGGAAAAAGACCGTATTCAGTTCCCGCGCAGGCTGCTGTGGCCTATGCGGCTGCTGGCTCTGTTGCCGGGCGCTGTATGGGGCCTGATTGCCCGAAGCAATGTCAGTCGCCAGTCGGCCTGA
- a CDS encoding DEAD/DEAH box helicase has protein sequence MKFESYSFAPEILQALAECGYETMTPIQRLAIPPVRRGQDVLASAQTGTGKTAAFALPILQKLLDNPKAREATKTRALILAPTRELTEQIANNIKAYAKLLELAVTTVFGGGKTDVQAQKLRKGTDIIVATPGRLLEHLLAGNLSLAAVEFLVLDEADRMLDMGFIADIQKLIQACNKERQTLMFSATFSGGVRKLADEIMKKHTVLTADRHNTAATTVSQVVYPVEQRRKRELLSELIGRKNWQRVLVFSATREDCEKLTEELNLDGIPSAVIHSEKAQGTRRRALKDFTEGKIRVLVSTEVAARGLDIPDLEYVVNFDLPFLPEDYVHRVGRTGRAGKSGVAISFVSREEERTLADIEKLIGQRLKRIMMPGYEVSNRDLLLKQLQKRRSFAKKTRVESDAVAQVAAEKSMAGRRVKVKVGSTGNTKKIK, from the coding sequence ATGAAATTCGAATCCTACAGTTTTGCCCCCGAAATACTGCAAGCCCTCGCCGAATGCGGTTATGAAACCATGACCCCTATTCAACGGCTGGCCATTCCCCCTGTCCGTCGCGGCCAGGACGTATTGGCTTCTGCCCAAACGGGAACCGGGAAAACTGCGGCTTTCGCATTGCCAATCCTGCAAAAGCTGCTGGACAATCCCAAGGCCAGAGAGGCGACCAAGACCCGCGCGCTGATCCTTGCTCCAACCCGCGAGCTGACAGAGCAGATTGCCAACAATATCAAAGCCTATGCCAAGCTTCTTGAGCTGGCTGTCACCACAGTATTCGGTGGCGGAAAAACCGATGTTCAGGCACAAAAGCTGCGCAAAGGCACAGATATCATAGTGGCCACACCGGGGCGCTTACTCGAGCACTTGCTGGCGGGTAACCTGTCATTGGCCGCCGTTGAATTTTTGGTTTTGGATGAAGCCGACCGCATGCTGGATATGGGCTTTATCGCCGACATCCAAAAGCTCATCCAGGCCTGTAATAAAGAACGCCAGACCCTGATGTTCTCGGCCACCTTCTCCGGTGGTGTGCGCAAGCTTGCCGATGAGATCATGAAAAAGCACACAGTGCTGACCGCCGACAGACACAACACCGCCGCCACAACCGTGAGCCAGGTGGTCTACCCGGTGGAGCAGCGCCGCAAGCGCGAGCTGCTGTCTGAACTCATTGGCCGCAAAAACTGGCAACGGGTGCTGGTATTCTCGGCAACCCGTGAAGACTGTGAAAAACTCACCGAAGAGCTGAACCTCGACGGCATCCCAAGCGCGGTGATCCACAGTGAAAAAGCCCAGGGCACCCGCAGAAGAGCACTGAAAGACTTCACCGAAGGCAAAATTCGGGTGTTGGTATCCACGGAAGTGGCCGCCCGTGGTCTGGACATCCCGGACCTGGAGTATGTGGTGAACTTCGACCTGCCCTTCCTGCCTGAAGACTATGTACACAGGGTTGGCCGCACCGGCCGAGCCGGAAAGAGTGGTGTTGCCATCAGTTTTGTCAGCCGCGAAGAAGAGCGCACTCTGGCCGACATTGAAAAACTCATTGGTCAGCGTCTCAAGCGTATCATGATGCCGGGCTATGAAGTCTCCAACCGTGACCTCTTGCTCAAGCAGTTGCAAAAGCGTCGCAGCTTCGCGAAAAAGACCCGGGTTGAGAGTGATGCCGTTGCCCAGGTAGCCGCCGAAAAGAGCATGGCCGGACGCCGCGTTAAGGTAAAAGTTGGCTCAACCGGAAACACCAAAAAAATCAAATAA
- a CDS encoding peroxiredoxin-like family protein produces MKSIRALLRHLLSSRLTLSLLTCLLSVGLIQPTMANPIAADEVSVAPLLNGETIPDIQLFDSKGKSVSLKALSAQKPTVFFFYRGGWCPFCNNQLGQLKEIEPKLIELGYQLVGISPDSPAKLAEAAGERKLDYLLLSDANMDAARAFGLAFFTSEKTTQTYLSRMKLENPLFKTPEGDERLVLPVPAVYITDTQGLVHFQYVNPNFRVRPAPKLILTAAELARQQG; encoded by the coding sequence ATGAAATCCATACGCGCATTGTTACGTCACCTATTATCTAGCCGGCTTACACTGAGTTTGCTCACATGTCTTCTGTCTGTTGGGCTTATCCAGCCCACCATGGCAAACCCCATTGCCGCCGACGAAGTGTCAGTTGCACCGCTGCTGAATGGCGAAACCATTCCCGATATCCAGCTCTTCGACAGTAAGGGCAAATCGGTCAGCCTCAAGGCGCTGAGCGCACAAAAGCCCACAGTATTCTTTTTCTACCGTGGCGGATGGTGCCCCTTTTGTAATAACCAATTGGGGCAGCTCAAAGAAATCGAGCCCAAGCTCATTGAGCTTGGCTATCAACTGGTGGGGATAAGCCCGGACAGCCCCGCAAAACTCGCTGAAGCAGCGGGAGAGCGTAAGCTCGACTATTTGCTGTTGTCCGATGCCAATATGGACGCGGCCAGAGCCTTTGGCCTGGCGTTTTTCACCAGTGAAAAAACCACCCAAACCTACCTGAGCCGCATGAAGCTTGAAAACCCGCTGTTCAAAACCCCTGAAGGCGATGAGCGTTTGGTGTTGCCGGTTCCCGCTGTGTACATCACAGATACCCAGGGCCTTGTTCACTTCCAGTATGTGAATCCCAACTTTCGGGTCAGGCCTGCCCCCAAGCTTATCCTGACAGCGGCAGAGCTTGCCCGCCAGCAGGGATAA
- a CDS encoding transporter substrate-binding domain-containing protein: MMLRVAFYALILFSMVAVADNTPNPPTLKYCITGSSSWYPYYIPDSPQAPGLMSELLPLLLERAGVKGQNVPLPPNRTNQALEKGTLDFDIVSPSWFEHGDFGPLFVKSEPIMQITEHIITLPQNQDRWADISSIKGKEIGTVMGYLYHDDHEFIRADFKSEQELIKALHRQRIGAAISGDYTALYWSSKLNLPIALAAKHSSGDLVFRLRKERAALLPAINSAIATLKADGTIDALIDKYTHSIEATP, from the coding sequence ATGATGCTACGTGTTGCCTTCTATGCTCTGATATTGTTTTCAATGGTAGCCGTGGCAGATAACACGCCCAATCCTCCCACTCTCAAGTATTGCATCACGGGGTCCAGCAGTTGGTACCCCTATTACATCCCCGACAGTCCACAGGCGCCGGGACTCATGTCTGAGTTGCTGCCGCTGCTGTTGGAGCGCGCTGGTGTAAAGGGGCAGAACGTGCCCTTGCCCCCCAATCGCACCAACCAGGCGCTGGAAAAAGGTACCCTGGATTTTGACATCGTCAGCCCCAGCTGGTTTGAACACGGGGATTTTGGTCCCCTGTTTGTGAAATCCGAGCCCATAATGCAAATCACCGAACACATCATCACCCTGCCACAAAATCAGGACAGATGGGCTGACATCAGCAGTATCAAGGGCAAAGAAATCGGAACCGTAATGGGGTATCTGTACCATGATGACCATGAGTTCATCCGTGCCGATTTCAAGTCAGAACAAGAGCTGATTAAAGCCCTGCATCGACAGCGGATAGGTGCCGCCATCAGCGGCGATTACACAGCCCTTTATTGGTCATCCAAGCTGAATTTGCCCATTGCCCTCGCCGCCAAGCACTCGTCGGGGGATTTGGTATTCCGATTACGCAAGGAGCGCGCCGCCTTGCTGCCGGCCATCAACAGCGCCATCGCCACCTTAAAGGCCGACGGCACCATAGATGCTCTGATAGACAAGTACACCCACTCCATTGAAGCCACCCCGTGA
- a CDS encoding YqiJ family protein, translating into MLGFLFADANFPFSIVLTVILLLGIIEALALVTGLSLMGLLKDWDLADVDMDADIAGGGLTGLIGWLCLNRLPLLIWLVLAMTCFVIAGYSVNFLFISLLGQPLVQWMSVPLAIAGAALGCRFLGAPLADMLPKNESSALSIDELSGCVATITLGRAVKGNPSEALVKDQFQQKHYVLVEPEVAGDEFIQGTQVVLIRRVGRVWSASQFTQ; encoded by the coding sequence ATGCTTGGCTTTTTATTTGCTGATGCAAACTTTCCATTCAGTATCGTATTAACTGTCATTCTGCTGCTCGGGATAATCGAAGCCCTGGCACTGGTCACTGGCCTGAGCCTGATGGGGCTGCTCAAAGACTGGGATCTGGCCGATGTCGATATGGACGCAGATATCGCAGGCGGTGGCCTCACCGGTTTGATTGGCTGGCTGTGTCTGAATCGCTTGCCCCTGCTGATTTGGCTGGTGCTGGCCATGACCTGCTTTGTGATTGCCGGCTACAGCGTCAATTTCCTCTTTATCAGCTTACTCGGTCAGCCGCTGGTGCAATGGATGTCTGTGCCTTTGGCCATTGCGGGCGCCGCGCTGGGTTGTCGTTTCCTCGGTGCGCCGCTGGCCGACATGCTGCCCAAAAATGAAAGCAGTGCCCTGTCCATTGATGAACTCAGTGGCTGCGTGGCAACCATTACCCTTGGCCGCGCGGTAAAGGGCAACCCGTCAGAGGCGCTGGTAAAAGACCAGTTTCAACAAAAACACTATGTGTTGGTTGAGCCCGAAGTGGCCGGGGATGAATTTATTCAGGGCACTCAGGTAGTGCTTATTCGCAGGGTGGGCCGGGTGTGGTCCGCCAGTCAATTTACTCAATAA
- a CDS encoding EAL domain-containing response regulator, protein MPLNVLIIDDSLSYCQLLSKYFSELNVTSVDYCHDGSEALQRLREHRDRYQILVVDLHMPGMDGIELLSKLSGLEYRGGVIIASGMESRIIEAASQIVLGAHLRLLGALMKPVCKTQLNICIERLLMMAPELNRSRPAMTLQSLRESIMQHKVVPYYQPQVEVGTGRIEGFEVLCRMQQGAQLQLMTPESFMPVAERHNLLNAVSEQLIGTALKEWAEIGQQPECRHARLSINLTPTQLGQSYWPRRLLSFCQKWQVDISRVTVEITENQALDKQSQHSGISRLRLHNFGVAIDDFGTGYTNLTQLCRLPISELKLDMSLVRGIHMDPLAQTILKSLLDIGRQLGVSVVAEGVEDPRDYQYLESVPNLIVQGFLVCRPKPLGELVRWLKARQRVAVEAQGPGAGSNATYHH, encoded by the coding sequence ATGCCATTGAATGTGCTCATCATTGACGATTCACTCAGTTACTGCCAGCTGTTATCCAAATATTTCAGTGAACTGAATGTGACCAGCGTGGACTACTGCCATGATGGCTCCGAGGCATTGCAGCGCCTTCGGGAGCACAGGGACAGATACCAGATTTTGGTGGTGGATTTGCATATGCCGGGAATGGACGGCATTGAGCTTCTATCAAAGCTGTCGGGCCTTGAATACCGGGGCGGCGTTATTATCGCTTCGGGCATGGAGAGCCGTATCATTGAAGCGGCCTCTCAGATTGTGCTCGGTGCCCATTTGCGGCTCTTGGGCGCCTTGATGAAGCCGGTATGTAAAACGCAGCTGAACATCTGTATTGAGCGCCTGTTGATGATGGCACCGGAGCTGAACAGGTCCAGACCTGCCATGACCTTGCAATCGCTTCGAGAGTCCATCATGCAACATAAAGTGGTTCCTTACTACCAGCCCCAGGTAGAGGTGGGCACCGGCCGTATCGAAGGGTTTGAGGTACTTTGCCGCATGCAGCAGGGTGCTCAATTGCAGTTGATGACCCCTGAAAGTTTTATGCCCGTAGCCGAGCGTCACAACCTGCTCAATGCGGTGTCTGAACAGTTGATAGGGACTGCCCTGAAGGAGTGGGCCGAAATTGGCCAACAGCCCGAATGCCGTCACGCCCGTTTGTCTATCAACCTTACCCCTACCCAGCTTGGCCAGAGCTATTGGCCCCGTCGACTGCTGAGCTTTTGTCAAAAATGGCAGGTTGATATCAGCAGAGTAACGGTAGAAATAACAGAAAATCAGGCGCTTGATAAGCAGTCGCAACATTCGGGAATTTCCCGGTTGCGGCTGCACAATTTTGGCGTTGCCATCGATGATTTTGGGACCGGGTATACCAATTTAACTCAGCTGTGCCGCCTGCCAATCAGTGAGCTTAAGTTGGACATGAGTCTGGTACGCGGAATTCACATGGACCCATTGGCACAGACCATTCTCAAGTCGCTGCTCGATATAGGGCGTCAATTGGGGGTGTCTGTGGTGGCCGAAGGCGTGGAAGACCCAAGAGACTATCAATACCTGGAGTCTGTCCCCAACCTGATAGTTCAGGGCTTTTTGGTATGCAGGCCCAAGCCACTTGGTGAATTGGTGCGTTGGTTGAAGGCACGTCAGCGGGTCGCCGTTGAGGCTCAGGGGCCAGGCGCAGGCTCGAACGCGACATACCATCATTGA
- the phrB gene encoding deoxyribodipyrimidine photo-lyase gives MNTLVWFRQDLRTIDNQALTRACEDANTRGGKVYALFIASPGQWQQHDMGVRQQRFLLANLNVLGEELARMGITLSLLKVDFFNQTAAALKAFCKENGISSIFAGAQIEIDERRRDQALLDKGFPLNLTDEHCMLPPGSVVTQGQRDQGGAMYRVFTPFARRWREIAASRSLWPIPAPAPVAAPVAFTPFAFWGEVDDDPALDKWPVGQEAALEKLSRFRELSMGRYGEQRDFPAIDGTSSLSPYLALGVISPRQCLAALMEDFPDVFVNESSPGRTWLNELVWREFYRHLLVAFPGLSMAKNFNALGDGIRWRNDETEFEAWKHGRTGYPLVDAAMRQLNQTGWMHNRLRMVVASFLTKHLLIDWRWGERYFREQLIDGCLAANNGGWQWAAGTGCDAQPYFRIFNPMSQSEKFDPDARFIRKYLPEIAQWPTRSLHQASGPGLFDTSGYPPPIVEHSSARTRALDVMAVMKKG, from the coding sequence ATGAATACACTTGTCTGGTTCAGGCAGGATCTTCGCACCATAGATAATCAGGCGCTGACCCGGGCGTGTGAGGATGCCAATACCCGTGGTGGCAAGGTTTATGCGCTCTTTATCGCCAGCCCGGGCCAGTGGCAACAGCATGACATGGGGGTGCGTCAGCAGCGCTTTTTACTGGCTAATCTCAACGTGCTGGGTGAAGAGCTTGCCCGCATGGGGATTACGCTGTCATTGCTGAAGGTGGATTTTTTTAACCAAACCGCGGCTGCCCTCAAGGCGTTTTGTAAAGAAAACGGCATCTCCAGCATCTTCGCCGGGGCGCAAATCGAGATTGATGAGCGCAGGCGCGATCAGGCACTTCTGGATAAAGGCTTTCCGCTGAATCTGACCGATGAACATTGCATGCTGCCCCCCGGCAGCGTGGTCACTCAGGGGCAGCGGGACCAGGGCGGCGCCATGTACCGGGTATTTACTCCATTTGCCCGTCGCTGGCGTGAAATAGCCGCTTCCCGCTCGCTTTGGCCTATCCCTGCGCCCGCGCCCGTGGCAGCGCCGGTGGCATTCACCCCCTTCGCGTTTTGGGGAGAGGTTGACGATGATCCGGCTCTTGATAAATGGCCTGTTGGTCAGGAGGCGGCCCTGGAAAAGTTGTCCCGCTTTCGGGAGCTGTCCATGGGCCGCTACGGTGAGCAGCGCGACTTTCCTGCCATCGATGGCACCAGCAGTCTGTCACCCTATCTGGCGCTTGGGGTGATATCCCCCCGTCAGTGTCTGGCGGCGCTGATGGAAGACTTTCCCGACGTCTTTGTGAATGAATCCTCGCCGGGCCGCACCTGGCTGAACGAGTTGGTGTGGCGCGAATTTTACCGTCATCTGCTGGTGGCTTTCCCGGGCCTCAGCATGGCGAAGAACTTTAATGCTCTCGGTGATGGCATTCGCTGGCGCAATGACGAAACAGAATTTGAGGCATGGAAACACGGCCGCACTGGCTATCCGCTGGTGGATGCGGCCATGAGGCAACTCAATCAAACCGGCTGGATGCACAATCGCCTGCGGATGGTGGTTGCCAGCTTTCTGACCAAGCATCTGCTTATCGATTGGCGCTGGGGTGAGCGATATTTTCGCGAGCAACTTATCGATGGCTGCCTTGCGGCCAACAATGGTGGCTGGCAGTGGGCCGCCGGTACAGGTTGTGATGCCCAGCCTTATTTTCGGATCTTTAACCCTATGAGTCAGTCGGAAAAATTTGATCCCGACGCTCGCTTTATCCGTAAGTACCTACCAGAAATAGCGCAGTGGCCCACCAGGTCGCTGCACCAGGCAAGTGGGCCGGGGCTGTTTGATACCAGCGGCTATCCGCCTCCGATTGTTGAGCACAGCAGCGCCCGTACAAGGGCGCTGGATGTGATGGCCGTGATGAAGAAGGGTTAG